CATAGCCGTCATCCTCAATCCTAAGGTAGGATTTTCCCCCGTTGCGAAACTCGACCTCAATCCGAGTCGCTCCTGCATCCAAACTGTTCTCGACCAGTTCCTTGACCGCTGCAGCCGGGCGTTCGATGACCTCACCAGCTGCGATCTGATTGGCGACTTTGTCGGGTAGAATTTGGATGCGGGACATCAGTTCGATCCAGATGGGGCAGGCTAATTGAAAATCGCTTCAGGAAGGTAGGCGGTGATCGTGGTCAGCGGCGTATTTACCAGTTGGGATACTTTCAAGTCGAGCACCACGCTGCACAAGACATAGGCCTGTTTGGGCGAGACCGGGATGCGCCCCGTGATGTAATCGATAGCGCGCAGAACAGCGATTTTGCACGCCTCGCGAGGATCCTCATGTGAGGCAACAAAGCCGTGAAAAGGTTTTTGCGTATAGCGTTCGGGGATGAGGCGTCCACTGGTCTGCAAGTAGGGTCCGGCGAGGGGTGTTTGCTTGATCAGGTCGAGTTTAAAAGTGACCTGCATGGGCGCTTCCATGCCATTGATGGACACCTCGCCGTCTCCTTGAGCCGCATGACAATCACCGGCACAAAGCATCCCTCCGGTGACTTGAACGGGAAGGTGTAGGCGTGTGCCTGCCGTGAGGTGGCGGACGTCCATGTTGCCGCCAAAAGTCCCAGGCGGACGCGTGCGGAATGAACCGGGCTCAGCCCG
The nucleotide sequence above comes from Opitutales bacterium. Encoded proteins:
- a CDS encoding acetamidase/formamidase family protein, coding for MAHYHIDDSIVYNRWDNTTTPRVTIQPGDTVTLDCHDASDNQVVPGISGKKFGQIDFGKIHALTGPIAIDGAEPGDQLVIDILNYQHRGYAWTSIIPGLGLLDDFVKEHFLFHWELEDAVTHSMPGVTLDLAPFCGIIGVQRAEPGSFRTRPPGTFGGNMDVRHLTAGTRLHLPVQVTGGMLCAGDCHAAQGDGEVSINGMEAPMQVTFKLDLIKQTPLAGPYLQTSGRLIPERYTQKPFHGFVASHEDPREACKIAVLRAIDYITGRIPVSPKQAYVLCSVVLDLKVSQLVNTPLTTITAYLPEAIFN